Proteins encoded in a region of the Misgurnus anguillicaudatus chromosome 9, ASM2758022v2, whole genome shotgun sequence genome:
- the fech gene encoding ferrochelatase, mitochondrial gives MMAVLGSACRLVQLVRRSPSGLSTSVFHRRQSTATAAAFASSPTPESQENRKPKTGILMLNMGGPEKLEDVHDFLLRLFMDTDLMQLPIQNKLGPFIAKRRTPKIQEQYSKIGGGSPIKAWTTMQGEGMVKLLDEMCPETAPHKFYIGFRYVNPLTEEAIQQMEKDGIDRAVAFTQYPQYSCSTTGSSLNAIYRYYTNRGDRPKMRWSVIDRWPTHPLLIECFAEHVRNELEKFPPEKRDDVVILFSAHSLPLSVVNRGDPYPQEVGATVQRVMDRLGHCNPYRLVWQSRVGPMAWLGPQTDEVIKGLCQRGKKNLLLVPIAFTSDHIETLHELDIEYSQILGEECGVENIRRAESLNGNPLFFRALADLVQSHLKSNEPCSRQLTLRCPLCVNPTCGQTKAFFANQKL, from the exons ATGATGGCGGTGTTGGGCAGCGCGTGCCGGCTCGTGCAAC tgGTCAGACGCAGCCCGTCGGGTTTATCCACGAGTGTGTTTCACAGACGACAGTCGACGGCCACAGCAGCTGCATTTGCCAGTTCACCCACTCCAGAGTCTCAGGAGAACAG AAAACCCAAAACAGGGATATTGATGTTAAACATGGGCGGCCCAGAGAAACTTGAAGATGTTCATGATTTTCTCTTACGGCTCTTTATGGACACAGACCTCATGCAACTTCCCATacaaaataa ACTCGGCCCATTCATAGCCAAACGCCGCACACCGAAGATCCAAGAGCAATACAGCAAGATCGGAGGAGGATCTCCTATCAAAGCCTGGACCACCATGCAGGGTGAAGGGATGGTGAAACTCTTGGATGAGATGTGTCCAGAAACCG cTCCTCATAAGTTCTACATAGGTTTTCGGTATGTTAATCCTCTGACTGAAGAGGCCATACAACAGATGGAGAAAGATGGAATAGATCGAGCTGTCGCCTTTACACAATATCCACAATACAGCTGCTCCACAACAG GCAGCAGTCTGAATGCCATCTACAGATACTACACTAATCGTGGTGACAGGCCAAAGATGCGTTGGAGTGTGATTGACAGGTGGCCCACACACCCTCTGCTGATCGAG tgttttgcCGAACATGTTCGTAATGAACTGGAGAAGTTTCCTCCGGAGAAGCGAGATGATGTGGTGATTTTGTTCTCCGCTCACTCTCTGCCCTTGTCT GTGGTGAACAGAGGCGATCCGTATCCTCAGGAAGTTGGAGCTACGGTTCAAAGGGTGATGGATCGACTGGGTCACTGTAATCCATACCGACTCGTCTGGCAGTCAAGG GTCGGGCCGATGGCGTGGCTGGGGCCGCAGACCGATGAGGTCATCAAGGGTCTGTGTCAGCGCGGGAAAAAAAACCTTCTTCTGGTGCCCATCGCCTTCACCAGCGATCACATCGAAACGCTGCACGAACTCGACATTGAGTATTCGCAGATCCTCGGAGaggag TGTGGAGTGGAGAACATCAGGAGAGCAGAATCTCTGAATGGAAATCCACTGTTTTTCAGG gcACTGGCTGATCTGgttcagtctcatctaaagtcTAATGAGCCGTGTTCCCGTCAGCTCACCTTGCGCTGTCCGCTCTGTGTAAACCCCACCTGTGGTCAGACCAAAGCCTTCTTTGCCAACCAGAAACTCTGA
- the nars1 gene encoding asparagine--tRNA ligase, cytoplasmic produces the protein MADEGVGQMSIRELYVSDKQGSDVDGDGSEQKPFKTPLKALMFAGKEPFPTIYMDSQKEGERWAVISKTQMKNAKKLFQRDQMKSDAKEKKEAEDAERREKNLEEAKKIIIENDPSLPEPKTVKIDQLESLREQRVKVFGWVHRLRRQGKNLLFIVLRDGTGFLQCVLTDKLCQCYNGLVLSTESTVALYGTVKPVPEGKQAPGGHELHCDFWELVGLAPAGGADNLLNEESDVDVQLNNRHMMIRGENVSKILKVRSTVTHCFREHFFSRGYYEITPPTLVQTQVEGGSTLFGLNYFGENAYLTQSSQLYLETCIPALGDTFCIAQSYRAEQSRTRRHLSEYTHIEAECPFMSFEDLLNRLEDLVCDVVDRVLKSPAAPLLYDLNPNFKPPKRPFKRMNYTEAIDWLREHDVKKDDGTYYEFGEDIPEAPERLMTDSINETILLCRFPAEIKSFYMQRCPEDRRLTESVDVLMPNVGEIVGGSMRIWDAEELLEGYKREGIDPTPYYWYTDQRKFGTCPHGGYGLGLERFLTWLLNRHHIRDVCLYPRFIQRCRP, from the exons GTGAGCTGTACGTGTCTGATAAACAAGGCAGTGATGTGGATGGAGACGGATCAGAACAGAAGCCCTTTAAAACTCCACTAAAG GCACTGATGTTTGCTGGAAAAGAACCATTTCCCACCATCTATATGGACTCGCAGAAGGAAGGAGAG CGTTGGGCCGTAATCTCTAAGACTCAGATGAAAAATGCAAAGAAGCTCTTTCAGCGAGATCAAATGAAGAGTGATGCTAAAGAAAAGAAGGAG GCTGAAGATGCTGAGCGCAGGGAGAAAAATCTGGAAGAAGCAAAGAAGATCATCATCGAGAACGACCCCAGCCTTCCAGAACCCAAAACT GTAAAGATTGATCAGCTGGAGTCACTCAGAGAGCAGAGAGTGAAGGTGTTTGGTTGGGTCCATCGCCTACGAAGGCAAG GAAAGAATCTTCTGTTTATTGTGCTGAGAGATGGAACTGGTTTCCTGCAGTGCGTTCTCACTGATAAACTG TGTCAGTGTTATAATGGACTGGTTTTGTCTACCGAGAGCACAGTCGCTCTTTATGGaacagtaaagccggttcctgaAGGCAAACAG GCTCCGGGCGGTCATGAGCTGCATTGTGATTTTTGGGAGCTGGTGGGTTTGgctccagcaggtggcgctgaTAATCTCCTGAATGAAGAGTCTGACGTTGATGTGCAGCTCAACAACAGACACATGATGATCCGCGGCGAAAACGTCTCAAAAATCCTTAAAGTCCGATCCACCGTCACCCATTGTTTTAGAGAGCATTTCTTCAGCAGGGGTTATTATGAGATAACTC CACCCACATTGGTGCAGACGCAGGTGGAAGGAGGCTCAACTCTTTTCGGTCTCAACTACTTTGGTGAGAATGCGTATCTGACGCAGTCGTCGCAGCTGTATCTGGAGACCTGCATTCCTGCTCTGGGTGATACTTTCTGCATTGCGCAGTCGTACCGCGCTGAACAGTCACGCACCCGCAGACACCTCTCTGA GTATACCCACATTGAAGCTGAATGTCCCTTCATGAGCTTTGAGGATCTTCTGAACAGGTTGGAGGATCTGGTGTGTGATGTAGTGGACCGGGTTCTGAAGTCACCTGCAGCGCCTCTTCTCTATGACCTGAATCCT AACTTCAAACCTCCAAAAAGGCCATTCAAGAGGATGAACTACACGGAAGCCATCGATTGGCTGAGAGAACATGACGTTAAGAAGGATGATGGGACGTATTACGAGTTCGGAGAG GATATCCCAGAAGCCCCTGAGAGACTCATGACCGACAGCATTAATGAGACCATCCTGTTGTGTCGTTTCCCAGCTGAGATCAAATCATTTTACATGCAGCGCTGTCCTGAGGACCGACGTCTCACTGAGTCG GTGGACGTTCTTATGCCCAATGTTGGTGAGATTGTGGGAGGCTCCATGCGTATCTGGGACGCTGAGGAGCTTTTGGAGGGGTATAAGAGAGAGGGAATTGACCCCACACCTTACTACTGGTACACTGACCAG AGAAAGTTTGGCACTTGTCCTCATGGTGGTTATGGTTTGGGTTTGGAGCGCTTCCTCACCTGGCTGCTGAACCGCCATCACATTCGTGATGTTTGTCTTTACCCTCGATTCATTCAGCGCTGCAGACCTTGA